The following are from one region of the Planctomonas sp. JC2975 genome:
- a CDS encoding Zn-ribbon domain-containing OB-fold protein, with protein sequence MPVPTPETKHFWEGTAVGELRIQRCTSCEKFYFYPRPYCPLCNSGDVEWRVVSGKGTLASYNINYRPFPMFKTDEPQVIALVQLDEGVRLMSNIIGVDPLPENLPLGLRLKVEFEPRGDQFLPVFTPENTEGN encoded by the coding sequence GTGCCCGTACCCACTCCCGAGACCAAGCACTTCTGGGAGGGCACCGCGGTCGGGGAGTTGCGCATTCAGCGCTGCACTTCCTGCGAGAAGTTCTACTTCTACCCGCGCCCCTATTGCCCTCTGTGCAATTCCGGCGATGTCGAATGGCGGGTCGTCTCCGGAAAGGGGACCCTGGCCTCGTACAACATCAACTACCGGCCGTTCCCCATGTTCAAGACGGATGAGCCGCAGGTCATAGCGCTGGTGCAACTCGATGAAGGCGTGCGCTTGATGTCCAACATCATCGGCGTGGATCCGCTGCCGGAGAATCTCCCGCTCGGATTGCGCCTGAAGGTCGAATTCGAGCCACGCGGAGACCAATTCCTGCCGGTCTTCACTCCTGAGAACACCGAGGGGAACTGA
- a CDS encoding thiolase, whose amino-acid sequence MTTTSMHQGNIAIVGAAETEHIGIVPDVSMIHLHTGAARRAIADAGIDISEIDGVATAGPTAIEVADMLGIRPRWADGTMLGGCSFMALVRHASAAIASGAANVVLVTHGESGRSRVGVPNYSHSPSSMGGQFEAPFGALAPYSSFTTPVLAFMKSRGFTREDLAEVVVSQRLWAMPNERAQRRSPIDVEGVLCAPPIAYPFTRDMCCVVTDAGGALVLMSAERARDLPSAERAVYVLGSGEGTESVIVSQMDDLESFGPFRRGAEEAFETAGVTHDDIDHVMFYDAFAHLPLYMLEDTGFVGKGESADFYRDGHTRPGGKLPINTQGGGLSYTHSGMYGMFAIQEAVRQLRGEAAVQVPDVQTSFVQGVGMMFGAGGSLVLSNRRP is encoded by the coding sequence GTGACGACCACCAGTATGCATCAGGGCAACATCGCCATCGTCGGCGCGGCGGAGACGGAGCACATCGGCATCGTTCCCGATGTCTCGATGATCCATCTGCACACAGGTGCCGCGCGCCGGGCCATCGCCGACGCCGGCATCGACATCTCGGAGATCGACGGCGTCGCCACCGCAGGGCCGACCGCCATCGAGGTCGCCGACATGCTCGGCATCCGGCCGCGCTGGGCCGACGGCACCATGCTCGGTGGCTGCAGCTTCATGGCGCTCGTGCGCCACGCATCTGCAGCCATCGCCTCCGGCGCTGCGAACGTCGTGCTCGTCACGCACGGCGAGTCGGGTCGCTCGCGGGTCGGCGTGCCGAACTACAGCCACTCCCCGAGCTCGATGGGCGGTCAGTTCGAGGCGCCATTCGGCGCCCTCGCGCCGTACTCGTCGTTCACCACCCCTGTGCTCGCGTTCATGAAGTCGCGCGGGTTCACGCGCGAAGACCTCGCCGAGGTCGTCGTGTCGCAGCGCCTGTGGGCCATGCCGAACGAGCGCGCGCAGCGCCGCTCGCCGATCGACGTCGAAGGCGTGCTCTGCGCACCGCCCATCGCCTACCCGTTCACCCGCGACATGTGCTGCGTCGTGACGGATGCCGGCGGCGCGCTCGTACTGATGAGCGCCGAGCGGGCCCGCGATCTGCCCTCGGCCGAGCGGGCCGTGTACGTGCTCGGATCCGGCGAGGGCACCGAGAGCGTGATCGTCTCGCAGATGGACGACCTCGAGTCGTTCGGACCATTCCGCCGCGGTGCCGAGGAGGCGTTCGAGACGGCCGGCGTCACCCACGACGACATCGACCACGTGATGTTCTACGACGCGTTCGCCCACCTGCCGCTGTACATGCTGGAAGACACCGGATTCGTCGGCAAGGGCGAATCCGCCGACTTCTATCGCGACGGCCACACGAGGCCGGGCGGAAAGCTGCCGATCAACACCCAGGGCGGCGGCCTCTCCTACACGCACAGCGGCATGTACGGCATGTTCGCCATCCAGGAGGCCGTGCGGCAGCTCCGCGGCGAGGCCGCGGTGCAGGTTCCCGATGTGCAGACCAGCTTCGTGCAAGGCGTCGGCATGATGTTCGGCGCGGGAGGGAGCCTCGTGCTGTCCAACCGCAGGCCGTAG
- a CDS encoding MFS transporter produces the protein MTTTTLASAGVDRRLASLRIKPVNAVAIVAAMIVFVGDAQALALIPLTSTMEKEYGLSPSQASLVLAILGLVGAGFLPVLTRLAERISLRLFLLIGVALVAVGNAICALAPGFTLLLIGRGIIGFSAAMPIALALVREKADTEHSTNRALAVVTAAVGISVVFSFLLGGFILQIGGHVSTVFWVMAAVGLLTFLVGLVIVPDYRTTTRQRVDLLGAITLVVGLTLIAIGIGFAESWGGTGLLVLIGGFVVMILWVVVELNVKDPMIDLRRTFRRYTVPAFILGGLFGMVAVISNLAVTMYGEFNPEPFSKVPALAGPLGYGWGLIVLQTSLFLMPTAFFILIGGFTVGRIITKIGVKTTFAIASICTIVAFTLMALLHDQVWANAVGMGIWGIAYALGSTAANAAVLHAAKNTEGAHFSAASSTIVATIGSLAAPIFTAILYAFAITVPIPDGKGGTIPTQIPTVTSYENTYWTLVIFGVLMLVFTVLHKTQKFRNKTVEEPVAEVVADGVA, from the coding sequence ATGACTACAACCACTCTCGCCTCCGCCGGCGTCGACCGGCGCCTGGCGTCACTTCGCATCAAGCCAGTCAACGCGGTCGCCATCGTCGCCGCGATGATCGTGTTCGTCGGCGACGCTCAGGCGCTCGCGCTGATCCCGCTGACGAGCACCATGGAGAAGGAATACGGGCTCAGTCCGTCGCAGGCCAGCCTCGTGCTGGCGATCCTCGGTCTGGTGGGCGCCGGATTCCTGCCCGTGCTCACCCGGTTGGCCGAACGCATCAGCCTGCGGCTCTTCCTCCTGATCGGCGTCGCACTCGTCGCCGTGGGCAACGCCATCTGCGCCCTCGCACCCGGATTCACGCTCCTGCTGATCGGACGCGGCATCATCGGCTTCAGCGCCGCCATGCCGATCGCCCTCGCCCTGGTGCGTGAGAAGGCGGACACCGAGCACAGCACCAACCGCGCGCTCGCCGTCGTCACTGCCGCCGTCGGCATCAGCGTGGTGTTCTCGTTCCTGCTCGGCGGATTCATCCTGCAGATCGGCGGCCACGTCAGCACCGTGTTCTGGGTCATGGCCGCCGTCGGCCTGCTCACGTTCCTGGTCGGCCTGGTGATCGTGCCCGACTACCGCACCACGACACGCCAACGGGTCGACCTGCTGGGCGCCATCACCCTGGTCGTCGGTCTCACGCTCATCGCCATCGGCATCGGTTTCGCCGAGAGCTGGGGTGGAACCGGCCTACTCGTGCTCATCGGCGGCTTCGTCGTGATGATCCTCTGGGTCGTCGTCGAGTTGAACGTCAAGGATCCGATGATCGACCTGCGGCGCACGTTCCGCCGATACACGGTCCCCGCGTTCATCCTCGGCGGCCTGTTCGGCATGGTGGCGGTCATCTCCAACCTGGCCGTCACGATGTACGGCGAGTTCAACCCTGAGCCGTTCTCCAAGGTGCCTGCACTCGCCGGCCCTCTCGGATACGGCTGGGGACTCATCGTCCTGCAGACATCGCTGTTCCTGATGCCGACGGCGTTCTTCATCCTGATCGGCGGCTTCACCGTCGGCCGCATCATCACGAAGATCGGTGTGAAGACCACGTTCGCGATCGCGAGCATCTGCACCATCGTCGCCTTCACGCTCATGGCACTTCTGCACGACCAGGTCTGGGCGAACGCGGTCGGCATGGGAATCTGGGGCATCGCCTACGCGCTGGGCAGCACGGCAGCCAACGCTGCAGTGCTGCACGCGGCGAAGAACACGGAGGGTGCGCACTTCTCGGCGGCGTCCTCGACCATCGTCGCGACGATCGGGTCGCTCGCCGCCCCGATCTTCACCGCCATCCTGTACGCGTTCGCCATCACCGTCCCGATCCCCGACGGCAAGGGCGGAACGATCCCGACGCAGATCCCGACCGTCACCTCGTACGAGAACACGTACTGGACCCTGGTCATCTTCGGCGTGCTCATGCTCGTGTTCACGGTGCTGCACAAGACGCAGAAGTTCCGCAACAAGACCGTCGAGGAGCCGGTCGCCGAGGTGGTCGCCGACGGAGTGGCATAG
- a CDS encoding VOC family protein encodes MTVAISGVHVLVDDPKSALSFYRDILGLTVKNEVNQGDFTWITLTTASQPEIEIVLEQPHAGRSQEDGDAVATLLAKGELQMLQLRTDDLATTFDRLAAEPGVEVLQEPTDQFWGVRDAAVRDPSGNMIRIAQS; translated from the coding sequence ATGACAGTAGCAATCAGTGGCGTGCACGTTCTGGTCGACGACCCGAAGAGCGCCCTTTCCTTCTACCGCGACATCCTCGGGCTCACCGTGAAGAACGAGGTCAACCAGGGAGACTTCACCTGGATCACGCTGACCACGGCATCCCAGCCGGAGATCGAGATCGTGCTGGAGCAGCCCCACGCCGGACGCTCGCAGGAGGACGGCGACGCTGTCGCAACCCTGCTGGCGAAGGGGGAGCTGCAGATGCTCCAGCTGCGCACGGACGACCTTGCGACGACATTCGACAGGCTGGCAGCAGAACCGGGCGTCGAGGTGCTGCAGGAGCCGACGGACCAGTTCTGGGGCGTGCGGGACGCCGCGGTGCGCGACCCCAGCGGCAACATGATCCGGATCGCGCAGTCCTGA
- a CDS encoding helix-turn-helix transcriptional regulator encodes MGVDLNELRRLRRARDRMDREFAQPLDVPALAATALMSPAHFSRRFRDVYSETPYSYLMTRRIERAMALLRRGDLSVTDVCSAVGCTSLGSFSSRFTELVGESPSAYRDRDHEALDSFASCQAMVLTRHRKGEGRAHLDERGLELGGEAESVTAPVAASEPLSASASG; translated from the coding sequence ATGGGCGTCGACCTGAACGAACTGCGCCGACTGCGCAGGGCGCGGGACCGCATGGACCGCGAGTTCGCGCAGCCGCTCGACGTGCCCGCGCTGGCCGCGACAGCGCTGATGTCGCCCGCCCACTTCAGCAGAAGGTTCAGGGACGTCTACTCGGAGACGCCGTACTCGTACCTCATGACCCGTCGCATCGAACGCGCGATGGCGTTGCTGCGCCGTGGCGATCTGAGCGTGACGGATGTCTGCAGCGCCGTCGGCTGTACGAGCCTCGGCTCGTTCTCGTCCCGGTTCACGGAGCTCGTCGGCGAGTCGCCTTCGGCCTATCGCGATCGCGACCATGAGGCGCTGGATTCGTTCGCATCCTGTCAGGCCATGGTGCTGACGCGGCATCGCAAGGGCGAAGGGCGAGCGCACCTCGACGAACGCGGCCTGGAGCTGGGTGGCGAGGCGGAGTCCGTGACGGCACCGGTCGCTGCGTCGGAGCCTCTGTCGGCGTCGGCATCCGGCTGA
- a CDS encoding DUF3180 domain-containing protein → MRRTAAAALIALGIVGIAVGYLLEVLLVAAGTSMLIPPVSLSITLVAIGVIVVLLAIPIRRAVRSKVKVHVDPFRAMRIAVLAKACSLVGALLTGTGIGVVVYVLTRPVPAGSDAIWLAVVAAVSAIILLVGGLVAEFFCTLPPPGDEQDEQTDHVHAR, encoded by the coding sequence GTGAGACGCACCGCAGCGGCCGCCCTGATCGCGCTCGGCATCGTCGGCATCGCCGTCGGATACCTGCTCGAGGTGCTGCTCGTGGCGGCGGGGACGTCGATGTTGATCCCGCCGGTGTCGCTGTCGATCACGTTGGTGGCGATCGGCGTGATCGTTGTGCTGCTGGCCATTCCGATCCGGCGTGCGGTGCGCAGCAAGGTGAAGGTGCACGTGGATCCGTTCCGGGCCATGCGCATCGCCGTGCTCGCGAAGGCGTGCAGCCTCGTCGGGGCGCTGCTCACCGGCACGGGCATCGGCGTCGTCGTCTACGTGTTGACTCGTCCGGTGCCGGCCGGGTCGGACGCGATCTGGCTGGCCGTCGTCGCGGCGGTGAGTGCGATCATCCTGCTGGTCGGCGGCCTCGTGGCCGAGTTCTTCTGCACGCTGCCGCCTCCTGGAGACGAACAGGACGAGCAGACGGACCACGTGCACGCCCGCTGA
- the folK gene encoding 2-amino-4-hydroxy-6-hydroxymethyldihydropteridine diphosphokinase — protein MSPVAPKPQRMRPLEPAVVAFGSNLGDREATIRAALDDLASTPGVRLDAVSSLHETAALRLDGVDQDAPRYLNGIALISAALDPHALLDELHRIEDANGRVRVERWGDRTLDLDLIAMGGRYVDDETLVLPHPRAAEREFVLAPWLDVDPDAELPGLGRVDVLLERVRASASADSGTGPGAGAEAVGRSSDAEPDGSGEGSRS, from the coding sequence ATGAGCCCGGTCGCACCGAAACCGCAGCGGATGCGGCCCCTCGAGCCCGCCGTTGTCGCGTTCGGCAGCAACCTCGGCGACCGTGAGGCCACGATCCGAGCGGCGCTCGACGACCTCGCGTCCACTCCGGGCGTGCGGCTGGACGCCGTCTCGTCCCTGCACGAGACCGCGGCGCTGAGGCTGGACGGCGTCGACCAGGACGCCCCGCGCTACCTCAACGGCATCGCGCTCATCTCCGCGGCGCTGGATCCGCACGCGCTCCTCGACGAGCTGCACCGCATCGAGGATGCCAACGGGCGCGTGCGCGTAGAGCGCTGGGGCGACCGCACGCTCGACCTCGACCTCATCGCGATGGGCGGCAGGTACGTGGACGACGAGACGCTCGTGCTGCCGCATCCGCGCGCCGCAGAGCGCGAGTTCGTGCTCGCACCGTGGCTGGACGTCGACCCGGATGCCGAGCTGCCGGGGCTGGGACGGGTGGACGTGCTGCTGGAGCGAGTGCGGGCATCCGCATCTGCCGATTCCGGAACCGGACCCGGGGCCGGGGCTGAAGCCGTAGGTCGATCCTCGGATGCCGAGCCGGACGGCTCGGGCGAGGGGAGCCGGTCGTGA
- the folB gene encoding dihydroneopterin aldolase encodes MNADRITLSGLRVHAHHGVFDFEREQGQDFVIDVVAWLDLAPAARGDELAATVHYGELAEAVAEAVASDPVDLIETVAERVARVALSFPVEHVEVTVHKPSAPISVPFDDVAVTVVRDRAWADGTTAPAGALGRSDATTQPDETPGEMPSGQEQAL; translated from the coding sequence ATGAACGCCGATCGCATCACGCTGAGCGGGCTGCGGGTGCACGCCCACCACGGGGTGTTCGACTTCGAGCGCGAGCAGGGTCAGGACTTCGTCATCGACGTCGTCGCGTGGCTCGACCTGGCTCCCGCCGCGCGCGGCGACGAGCTCGCGGCCACCGTGCACTACGGGGAGCTGGCGGAGGCCGTCGCGGAGGCCGTGGCATCCGATCCCGTCGACCTCATCGAAACGGTGGCGGAGCGGGTGGCACGGGTCGCGTTGTCGTTCCCTGTCGAGCACGTCGAGGTGACGGTGCACAAGCCGAGCGCACCCATCTCCGTGCCATTCGATGACGTGGCCGTCACCGTGGTGAGGGACCGCGCATGGGCCGATGGCACGACCGCGCCGGCCGGCGCGCTCGGACGCTCCGATGCGACGACCCAGCCGGACGAGACGCCGGGCGAGATGCCGTCCGGTCAGGAGCAGGCGCTATGA
- the folP gene encoding dihydropteroate synthase — MSFAGQTTLIMGVLNVTPDSFSDGGRWASTDAAIAHGLELAAQGAHIVDVGGESTRPGAERVPVPAELERVLPVVRELAGRGIRVSIDTMNSETARAAVDAGAQLVNDVSGGLADPAMGPLVADRGVDYVVMHWRGHSRTMNDLAHYTDAAREIREELFRRVDALEADGVAPERIIVDPGLGFAKTSDHNWDVLRHLRDFETAGLPVLLGASRKRFLSDLMWDGATPQDRDLPSAVVAALAAREGVWGVRVHDVVSTRIALDVVRHWDGGSAAMGTESGRGIR; from the coding sequence GTGAGTTTCGCAGGCCAGACGACCCTCATCATGGGCGTGCTCAACGTGACGCCGGATTCGTTCAGCGACGGCGGGCGGTGGGCATCCACCGATGCCGCGATCGCACATGGCCTCGAGCTCGCCGCGCAGGGCGCGCACATCGTGGACGTCGGCGGTGAGTCCACCCGTCCGGGCGCTGAGCGCGTGCCCGTTCCTGCTGAGCTGGAGCGCGTGCTGCCGGTGGTGCGGGAACTGGCGGGGCGCGGCATCCGCGTGAGCATCGACACGATGAACAGCGAGACTGCCAGAGCAGCCGTCGACGCGGGAGCGCAGCTCGTCAACGACGTCTCCGGCGGTCTGGCCGACCCGGCGATGGGACCCCTGGTCGCCGACCGTGGCGTCGACTACGTCGTGATGCACTGGCGTGGACACAGCCGAACGATGAACGACCTGGCCCACTACACGGATGCCGCGCGCGAGATCCGCGAGGAGCTCTTCCGTCGTGTCGACGCGCTCGAAGCCGATGGCGTGGCGCCGGAACGGATCATCGTCGACCCTGGGCTGGGCTTCGCGAAGACGTCGGATCACAACTGGGATGTGCTGCGGCACCTGCGCGACTTCGAGACCGCCGGCCTGCCGGTGCTGCTCGGAGCCTCGCGCAAGCGGTTCTTGTCCGACCTGATGTGGGACGGAGCGACACCGCAGGACCGCGACCTGCCGAGCGCGGTCGTCGCTGCGCTCGCCGCCAGGGAAGGCGTGTGGGGCGTGCGCGTGCACGATGTGGTGTCCACCAGGATCGCGCTGGACGTCGTGCGGCATTGGGACGGCGGATCCGCCGCGATGGGTACGGAAAGCGGGAGGGGCATCCGATGA
- the folE gene encoding GTP cyclohydrolase I FolE: MAIDRARVEAAVADILAAIGEDVARPGLAQTPSRVADSYEEFFGGLGLDPAEPLRDTVPLGDSDAETVLLRDIHFRSMCEHHLLPFTGVAHLAYLPRERVVGLGRLPKVVEILAARPQVQERLTEEIADTFVEGLDPRGVLVVLDARHACVTTRGTRQTDASTVTIASRGELSDPVVRAELIALIGRGLQ, translated from the coding sequence ATGGCTATCGACCGCGCACGTGTGGAAGCGGCCGTCGCCGACATCCTCGCCGCTATCGGCGAGGATGTCGCGCGTCCGGGGCTCGCGCAGACTCCGTCGCGCGTTGCCGACTCCTACGAGGAGTTCTTCGGCGGGCTCGGTCTGGATCCGGCGGAGCCGTTGCGCGACACCGTTCCGCTCGGAGACAGCGACGCCGAGACGGTGCTGCTGCGCGACATCCACTTCCGCTCGATGTGCGAGCACCACCTGCTGCCGTTCACCGGTGTCGCCCACCTGGCGTACCTTCCGCGCGAGCGCGTGGTGGGTCTTGGCCGTCTGCCCAAGGTGGTGGAGATCCTCGCTGCACGGCCGCAGGTGCAGGAACGGCTGACCGAGGAGATCGCCGACACGTTCGTCGAGGGCCTCGATCCGCGTGGCGTTCTCGTGGTGCTCGACGCGAGGCACGCGTGCGTGACGACGCGCGGCACCCGCCAGACGGATGCCTCGACAGTCACGATCGCGAGCCGCGGCGAGCTCAGCGACCCGGTCGTGCGAGCCGAGCTCATCGCCCTCATCGGCAGGGGCTTGCAGTGA
- the ftsH gene encoding ATP-dependent zinc metalloprotease FtsH gives MNLKKIFRGPILWIVLAVIIVWIGSSLITMSGFKQIKTEQGLELLKDGKVSSAVIVDTDQRVDLSLKEADGSNGTQVQFYYVAPRGAEVVKAVTDANLPKGYDDQVPQPSWWLSALSILLPVILIGAFFWLMLSGMQGGGNKVMQFGKSRAKLVSKESPKVTFDDVAGSDEAIEELQEIKDFLKEPAKFQAVGARIPKGVLLYGPPGTGKTLLARAVAGEAGVPFYSISGSDFVEMFVGVGASRVRDLFDQAKQNAPAIIFVDEIDAVGRHRGAGLGGGHDEREQTLNQLLVEMDGFDVKTNVILIAATNRPDILDPALLRPGRFDRQIGVDAPDLLGRKKILEVHGRGKPLAAGVDLEVVARKTPGFTGADLANVLNEAALLTARSNAQLIDNRALDEAIDRVIAGPQRRTRVMKDQEKLITAYHEGGHALAAAAMRHTDPVTKITILPRGRALGYTMVLPLEDKYSVTRNELLDQLAYAMGGRVAEEVVFKDPTTGASNDIEKATGIARKMVTEYGMSSDIGSVKLGQSSGEMFLGRDMGHQRDYSENIAEKVDSEVRTLIEKAHDEAWQVINDNRDILDTLARELLEKETLDHHQIAEIFKNVKKLPERPEWVSADNRVSPGIPPIAFPEPATAPIDEGVVDGDIDSTPTPKRSRQINPRPATA, from the coding sequence ATGAACCTGAAAAAGATCTTCCGTGGCCCCATCCTGTGGATCGTGCTCGCGGTCATCATCGTGTGGATCGGCTCGAGCCTGATCACGATGTCGGGCTTCAAGCAGATCAAGACGGAACAGGGTCTTGAGCTTCTGAAGGACGGCAAGGTCTCGTCGGCTGTCATCGTGGACACCGACCAGCGCGTCGACCTCTCGCTCAAGGAGGCCGACGGAAGCAACGGCACGCAGGTGCAGTTCTACTACGTGGCTCCTCGCGGTGCCGAGGTGGTCAAGGCCGTCACGGACGCCAATCTTCCCAAGGGCTACGACGATCAGGTTCCGCAGCCCAGCTGGTGGCTCTCCGCTTTGAGCATCCTGCTCCCGGTCATCCTGATCGGCGCCTTCTTCTGGCTCATGCTCTCCGGCATGCAGGGTGGTGGCAACAAGGTCATGCAGTTCGGCAAGTCGCGCGCCAAGCTCGTCTCCAAGGAGAGCCCGAAGGTCACGTTCGACGACGTCGCAGGTAGCGACGAGGCCATCGAGGAGCTGCAGGAGATCAAGGACTTCCTGAAGGAGCCGGCCAAGTTCCAGGCGGTCGGTGCGCGCATCCCCAAGGGTGTGCTGCTGTACGGCCCTCCCGGAACCGGTAAGACGCTGCTCGCTCGCGCAGTCGCGGGCGAGGCGGGCGTGCCGTTCTACTCCATCTCGGGTTCCGACTTCGTCGAGATGTTCGTCGGCGTCGGCGCAAGCCGCGTTCGCGACCTGTTCGACCAGGCCAAGCAGAACGCTCCGGCCATCATCTTCGTCGACGAGATCGACGCAGTCGGCCGTCACCGTGGCGCGGGCCTCGGCGGAGGACACGACGAGCGCGAGCAGACGCTGAACCAGCTGCTCGTGGAGATGGACGGATTCGACGTCAAGACCAACGTCATCCTCATCGCCGCCACCAACCGCCCCGACATCCTCGACCCGGCGCTGCTGCGTCCCGGTCGTTTCGACCGCCAGATCGGCGTTGACGCGCCCGACCTGCTCGGTCGCAAGAAGATCCTCGAGGTGCACGGACGCGGCAAGCCGCTGGCTGCAGGCGTCGACCTCGAGGTCGTCGCTCGCAAGACCCCGGGATTCACGGGTGCCGACCTGGCCAACGTGCTCAACGAGGCCGCGCTGCTCACCGCGCGTTCCAACGCCCAGCTGATCGACAACCGTGCCCTCGACGAGGCCATCGACCGTGTGATCGCCGGTCCGCAGCGCCGCACCCGCGTGATGAAGGACCAGGAGAAGCTCATCACGGCGTACCACGAGGGTGGTCACGCGCTTGCCGCCGCTGCTATGCGCCACACCGACCCGGTGACGAAGATCACGATCCTGCCGCGCGGCCGGGCACTCGGCTACACGATGGTGCTGCCGCTCGAGGACAAGTACTCCGTCACGCGCAACGAGCTGCTCGACCAGCTCGCGTACGCCATGGGTGGGCGCGTGGCCGAAGAGGTCGTCTTCAAGGACCCGACCACCGGCGCCTCCAACGACATCGAGAAGGCCACCGGCATCGCACGGAAGATGGTGACCGAGTACGGCATGAGCTCGGACATCGGATCCGTCAAGCTCGGCCAGTCCTCCGGCGAGATGTTCCTCGGTCGCGACATGGGTCACCAGCGCGACTACTCGGAGAACATCGCGGAGAAGGTCGACTCCGAGGTCCGCACGCTGATCGAGAAGGCCCACGACGAGGCCTGGCAGGTCATCAACGACAACCGCGACATCCTCGACACCCTGGCGCGCGAGCTCCTCGAGAAGGAGACGCTCGACCACCACCAGATCGCCGAGATCTTCAAGAACGTGAAGAAGCTCCCGGAGCGTCCGGAATGGGTGTCGGCCGACAACCGCGTGTCCCCCGGGATCCCGCCGATCGCCTTCCCCGAGCCGGCCACCGCGCCCATCGACGAGGGTGTCGTCGACGGCGACATCGACTCGACTCCCACCCCGAAGCGTTCGCGCCAGATCAACCCGCGCCCGGCCACCGCGTAG